aggatGTCGAAGGTAATGTCCCTTTCCTTGACATTGAATTCAATTGTGcgttttgagtcttgattgataattgattgaggattttattgattgaatgactgagttttgattgtgatttgcaccccgagtctattcttgacttctcgtcattcgaggacgaatgatcccaagggggagataatgtaacacccctcaaaatttttctctaagattcggacccttcttgtgttcggatagggtcgaactcgagtattgtggagccttCGCGTGAGTAAGATGAGTTATTGAGAAATGTTGCagcattagaggtgatgtggggtcatgaaggacccctaggaccaaatttaACCCAAGGATTCGTCGTGACTAAGTTCGAGGAGGAGTTCgcttgaggggttgacttctaacgaccctatcttttgatatatgacgatctgggtggcccacgatctattaaatcaaaggtcgtcgagtcttctttccaacgccaccaagaatgcgaattttagagtttggagtcgaaagatatgacgctcctaagacgaactagcgcggcaggaatttcatttttggcctgggttgcaactgctggggaaatggccttggcgctgtaagggcgcgacgcgccactatcgcgccagaaacatgcctcagtagtttggtccttggtgcgacgcgccactaaaagttgtgtagggtttttcaagccaaatttccagaacccagaaactttggccttggcgctataagggcgcgacgcgccactatcgcgctagaaacatgcctcagtagtttggtccttggcgcggcgcgccattacgaggtgtgcaggttttaggcgtaatcggcctggtgttgcaatggcgcgacgcaccactatcgcgccaggtgcatttttgcctatttttcagaacttttgagaaggggtaatttgggaattcccccaaattatatatgtatcagccctaacacattttgggatcatttttaatccctcactctctctctaaaagccctagaaacctatctctctctctcttcttcttcttcttctccatttccaacaagaagagttccaagagcttcaaggtttgagttctccattaaagacccaaccacaaggttctCTTCAAGttttcactaaggtatgtaaggctatccaaaacatgggttaagtccacccatgtgccctattcttgccttgaggttagatgttcatgaaaatggagtttcttagtatggtttatgtttgaatgagttttgtcccctatttaattaatgttatatgtgttgatgttgttgagctaagaagttcccaAAACCTTCATGTtcgtatgagttgatggagatgacttattgttatgttttgttgatctctttaaccatgtgactATGTTGCATAGGTCaattccttaaatgtgttattctgcttgaattgttgagctaaagccatagagttgtgataagtcttgaggagatgtcataaatgcttatctaaatgaaacttggttgagttaattggagggtAGAATTGACGAGTGAATGAGGttctaaatggaacttgccattatgacttaattgagttgaaatgagaatagagttgatgagttggcaatgacccacatgaaactagccgtgagggcttgtttgagatgattggagggagtcttatgagcatggagtcatgggaggagtatcgagcaccgaagcgggtaagagtatagtccatactcgaaccccagaaaactacgccgccaacgtaggtagggatggaaccgttaaagtcgaatgcttcccatgggattgaaccgttaaagtcggatgtttcccattttattgtcctaaaataaTAGGACTCGACTAattgatggtatccatgattagggaggcgttcatgccctggcaaggtatggacggacgtggcaacgacgtctgattgttgtactatcaccggctcataggtgatggttgtagaataagagaaacttctatttaggtcttgatagtgctccgagtcagttgagttaagcggcttatgagttagtcccatcaaaactattcttgttagacttagggcaaTTGAGTGAGTTATCATGTATATACGTATGAGTTGGgatcctgagttgatgttgatgttttcttgatgttgtttcatccggtcattttacatactcgtacattccacgtactgacgccatttggcctgcatcgtttcatgatgcagagacaggtaccagagatcctCAACCAGCGCACCGTTGATTATCTACGCACTTTCAGCtacgtggtgagtcctcctagcttccgaaggatcttgagctccctgtataATTTCATGTtgtctcctttattttgattgtggtagccatgggcttgtcattggcaccttttagactttgatagaggcttcatagactggagtgtggggaggttgaatggttattgtgaggagttttattatatttattttgtcgaGTTAAACATGtatggccttcggcccccatattgtgaatagtacttcattaattgagtttcgctaagagaatgtgatagaacgaatgtgtgattggaccagggggttcgctcggaggtcagaaatggccttcgggtgctggttacgtctagggtaccctcccggggcgtgacaacaatccacttcattaataatatttcatcaagccttctttattcaatgcaccatttttgatagggcaagttcaagattatggattttatggcctcgggattttagaccaatcacaacaacatatcaatcattcaaaccacaataattaaatgcatagtaaacttcacacattacccaatgaatatcaatcactattaaaagtctatctatgatatagaataaaaaaaaccataacttacctcaaccgaagaaccgaagtaaagcaagctaatccaccaatgtctttcatttcttcaatgcctcagaccaatttcaatctatcaaatatataatatttataagtaaactaatttGTAAacacaaatattatatatatgtttaacctagactcaATAACTTATCcaattctataaacacgttcctaatcttgatgtcacttaacatgtcaactcccatatttttttgaatttcaaaactagggttaaacctcaattaaattaaataatcactttaaaatttgagccttTAGTAACGCTTCTGAATGATCAAAAtttgttcaaatacataatcttcataagaatacgaattcaatgacacccatattgctatatttatttttggataaaaaaattggctcaaaaagtcatcccgagttattgaagtcaaatctgaaattttcttctcgaatatgttcactcatgataaaataaactcacatatcaaattttagctaaaacggatcgttattcgatccccaaatcaagattttatgtgaagaaccctagggtcatatttccttatttcagcgttatttctccactaatataccctaaaaatatattcataatcacataaaaatttaaaagaaaggatgagaataattatctTGACACTTTGGaataaaaattcttatttttctcttctcctttatttttctttttcctttttttttatttcttcctccgtatttttttccaGCTTTTACGTTCTGTGTTgagggaaaaaaaaaaagaagcagcaAGAAAACCCTTTTCTTTCGCTTGGTCGTcgcttttctcttttttttttttttcttctcttaatttaataaattctatcttttttctttaataattggtatagagtattaattaaattaatactttaacccattaatttaattagttatttaaattcatcccttaactaaataatcatagttattgaatagtcaaaaatatcttattaaaaatttactaataaaaaatttctaatactcaaaataacataataattcGTTACAGTCTGGAACCCTGGATGCATTGGGAATTCAAATTAATCCGGTTCCACAACCGATATAGGACACCAAATCGGACCTGCTTGTAACGGGCGGCTTAGCAGTCCCACCGGCCACCACCCCTTACCAATCGCAGCTGGCCTCCTTGTTGATACTTGATACAAATGCTTTGAATTGTCCGATAGTTATTGCCATTTTCATCTGACTCTGGAGATCGCAGGGAGGGAAAGAGATGGGTTTGCTCACTCACAGAGTAGAAAGGAGTGAGATAGAATCAGGTGACCATATCTACTCTTGGAGAACTGTTTTCGCCTACTCTCATCATGGTCAGTCTGCAACTCTTTTACACAATTTCGTTTAATCCTTATTAAAGGTTATAACTGTTCTTTTTTTGCTTCAATTTGTGATTCTGGAATCACCAAAAGCAGCAATTGTTGCTTAGGATATATGCAGATTTTAACCTAGAGAgtttgtttccgatagaccatCTATTCAAAAGAAAAGTACTAGAAGCAAGATTGCAAGAACAATATGACATCAAATTAGCAAGATACAATACAAATGAAGCGACAAATAGTAATAAACATTGAAGAATAAGAAATTACATGATTACTAAATAGTACTTCTAAAAAGTAGAATATGAGAGGAGGCTAGCCCCCTGCCTCTCCCACACAAAGTGCAACAACACTCAACTAACTACTAATCTTCTGCCCTAATCCTTGACCTTCATACCTTCTTATCTAGGGTCAATGTCCCCAATCAATTGAAGTTGtgtcatgtcctatctaattACTTCTCCCTGGTCTTCTTTGGCTTACCTCTACTTATCCTAATTACAACCTCTTACACCTCTTTACTGGCGCATCTTCGCACGTCCGAACCATCTCAGCCTCGCTTTCCTCATCTTGTTCGCCACGGAGGCTACTCCCACCTTACCCCCCTGTAACTTTGTTCCTAATCATATCTGAAACTTTGTTCCTAATCATATTTAttctagtatgcccacacatccatatGAGCATCCTCTCTCCGCTGCCTTTATCTTCTGAATGTGGGCATTCTTGATTGGCCAAAACTCTGCAATGTTGTTCTATCcatcactttgtagaacttacctttaaaccTTGGTTGCACATTCTAAAAATAATGTACGGAGATGTTACGGACATTCACAAATCTTGAGGTCCACAGCATTTTGGGGATGGATGTGCATAGAAATTGATAACTCACTTTTATTACAGGATGAACATTCTTCATTTTTgtcatatttttttgtatttgcaGAAAAGAATGTACATCAATCTGTGATATTTACTCCAGCTTTTacttcacaccaacattacgaTTTTTACATAAACCAGTGGCTGAGCCAAAACTTTATAAGGggattcaaaaaaattattagagtGTCACACCTAGGATTTGAATTTTTGACTTAAAGTCAATTTTGAACCCCTTTACCACTACACTAGAATTTTTCTTAAGTCAACGGTACTCAACAGTTCACATATAACCAAAAAAGAGCCCTATGTGTGCCTTCCATTTTTCGGAAAGGAGATTCAATTGACCTCCCCTGGATCCCTTTAGCTTCGCCACTGCCTCCAATATGTTACTTGACACCGAAACAATCTTAATGTCAGGCTATTCATGTACACTTGTTTGCTCCCCAACTCAACACCTATAAACCTTGTCAAATATGAAATCATATTGCTTTCATCTTGACAAACATTTGGATCTCCTACTTTGCTGAAAATAAGGTTGATTAATGTGCTTTAGAGAGTATTTGGTGATCTATGATCTCACTGGTCCTTAGCTTTTGCATTTGAGTTGTTAACGTGTCAAGGAGGTTTAACAATGTTTAAATTGTAGTGGATTAAgcataagaaaaagaaacaaagtCACAGAATTCTCGAGAAGCACGTCCTTCTTAGGAGTTGCTTCTGAAAATTctaattgttttaattttttctaagATGATAATTTTGTAGTAACACTGTACCTCTATGTACTTCGGACAATTTGGACAGAAAGAATAGTAGATTTTTGAGGGGAAAAACGAACATATGTCCATGTAAAGTTTAGATATCTCGAAATTTATACTTTTTGGTGTATAAACTTAAGCTCATGGACCTCTTTCAATTATTAAAGGAGCCAGTCAGATCTCTTAACATATTCACAACCTCCTTGGTACATTTGTATCAACAATAAAATTTTCTACAGATGAAAAAGATAAATTCAGCAGTAGGAAATGTCTGATCTGTGTCATGTTAATATGCTAGATCCTAGTGTAACATGCATGTCTCTTGAATCTTGCATGACTGATCATTACGAGGAAATCACTCTAACTTCATCTTTGATGTTTATAAATTACTATGATAAGACGTTCTAGTAGTTAGTGAATGAGGCACAATAGACTTTATCtcccttaatttttttcttgttagACTTTCAATCATTTGTACTGTAATATCTGTTGCAACCAAATATTTAGTGATATATTTTGATATCTGATTTGTAGCTGGCGTCGCTTGACAAAGTATTTTTGGAATGTCTGAAATTCTTGAACAGGAATCTATGTTGGTGGGAGTAAAGTTGTTCATTTCACATGTGAGCAAAATATTGTTTCTGGAGACCCAATTCTCTTCTCTGTTCCCTTAAATTGCTCGTCAGCTTCAAGTACAAATGTGTCTTCAACCTGTACAAATATTCCCGATTGTGGATTTCAACAAAAGGAAAGTGGGGTGGTTCTCTCTTGCTTGGATTGTTTCTTGGGTGATGGGTTATTGTACCGCTTTGACTATGGAGCAAGCCCTTCAGTTTTTCTTACTAAACTTCGAGGTGGGACATGCACCACTGCACAATCTGATCCTCCAGAGTCAGTGATTCACAAAGCCATGTACTTGCTTCAAAATGGTTTTGGAAATTATGATGTCTTCAAGAATAACTGTGAAGATTTTGCCTTATACTGTAAAACAGGTCTTCTTGTTCTTGACCAAGGAGCTCCTGGAAGGAGTGGTCAAGCTGCCTCTGTTATAGGTGCTCCTTTGGCAGCTATTGCTTCGTCGCCTCTTAAGTTATTCATGACAAGTCCTGCTGGCTTAGTCGTAGCAACCGCTGGAATGTATTGTTTGACCAGGTATGCAACTGACATTGGTGTGAGGACTGATGTTACTAAGGTGAAAGTGGAAGAGCTGTCTTCTTTCCATAATTGCAAAAGCTCGAAGAAACGCATAAATGAGAACCATTGTGATACAAGAGAGGTTACTCTCAATCAAACAGATACACCAGCTAAAAAGCGGCGACGAGGAATTTGAAGGGCATGTTTTACTTTTTCTTCAAGCTGAAAACTATTTTGGCAGAAGAACGACATGAAAATGGATTTTTGGGATTAGTTTTTGTAAATAGCTGCACTAGTCTTTCTCCAGCAAAATGATATGTCCTGTTTAGTTGGTGACATCTCCCTTAATTTCCTATCTAACCATTCTTGCTGCAACTTTGTTGGCTGCTTGAGTAATGATCTGATAAATTaagttctttttctttcataaattatTATATAGTCAACACTTTTGGTTCATGTTGATCGAATTTGCTAAGCTgtgaaaatatttatcttgctCTAATTGCACTAATTTGTTGCTCTGAGATGAATGCAAACATTTTGGATATGAAATCATGACTTCAAATTACATGTACAAATGCTAATTAAGATCATGATATGAAATTGCATATCCAAACACGCTAAATTGACAATTTGAGTTTATCTCTATGCTTGTGACTAGTTGTGATTGTGcaaactattaaaaaaaaggaTTTATTAGATACGAGTATTTAGCCAAAGATAGTCAcctttttctaattaaaaaaaatatattaaacaaTAGCATTTTACTTGTGAAAAAGAATAGTAAGCTTTCGTTATTTcgtattaagtaatttttaaataatattttaatattaagaaaaaagttaaaaaagtttaatgattaaaaatatggaTCAACAATCATTtgtccaaaataaaaaagaaagagagatgaACGCCCCCTCTGCGGCTCAGCGGTCCCACCACCCCTACCAATAGCAGCTACGTATCGTCTTGGTTTTGTTTTtgttgatgaaatatttttagaCTAATGGGATATTCATCGCCATATCCATAAgactcaaggtttcttcttcaaaatttgtgttgattttctttttcttatttatatatatagatttatTCTAAAGGTTGGGTTGAAAGTATTGTTGAATACATTTGGATGGCGAATTTGTATGTGAGGGCTGCTCCAACGACGGATCTGAATCGGAATACTGAATGGT
This Solanum dulcamara chromosome 1, daSolDulc1.2, whole genome shotgun sequence DNA region includes the following protein-coding sequences:
- the LOC129889124 gene encoding protein LEAD-SENSITIVE 1-like: MGLLTHRVERSEIESGDHIYSWRTVFAYSHHGIYVGGSKVVHFTCEQNIVSGDPILFSVPLNCSSASSTNVSSTCTNIPDCGFQQKESGVVLSCLDCFLGDGLLYRFDYGASPSVFLTKLRGGTCTTAQSDPPESVIHKAMYLLQNGFGNYDVFKNNCEDFALYCKTGLLVLDQGAPGRSGQAASVIGAPLAAIASSPLKLFMTSPAGLVVATAGMYCLTRYATDIGVRTDVTKVKVEELSSFHNCKSSKKRINENHCDTREVTLNQTDTPAKKRRRGI